From Streptomyces fungicidicus, one genomic window encodes:
- a CDS encoding NADH:flavin oxidoreductase/NADH oxidase produces the protein MSTLFEPCTLRGVTVPNRVWMPPMCQYSAAPEGPATGAPGDWHFAHYAARAAGGTGLIVVEATAVSPEGRISPYDLGIWNDTQVEAFRRITRFLTSQGTVPAIQLAHAGRKASTDRTWKGGAPVGPDGHGWQPVAPSPLAFDERHPVPDELTVEQIHDIVEQFRAAARRALAAGFEVAEIHGAHGYLINEFLSPHSNHRTDAYGGSYENRTRFALEVVDAVREEWPDDKPLFFRVSATDWLEEAGWTPDDTVRFASELHAHGIDLLDVSTGGNAPGVRIPTGPGYQVPFAARVRNETPMPVAAVGLITDAGQAAKILANGEADAVFLGRELLRNPSWALHAARELGGEVHVPDQYHRSV, from the coding sequence GTGAGCACGCTGTTCGAGCCCTGCACCCTGCGCGGAGTGACCGTCCCCAACCGGGTGTGGATGCCTCCGATGTGCCAGTACTCGGCCGCGCCGGAGGGGCCCGCGACCGGCGCGCCCGGCGACTGGCACTTCGCGCACTACGCGGCCCGCGCGGCCGGCGGCACGGGCCTGATCGTCGTCGAGGCCACCGCCGTGTCGCCGGAGGGCCGTATCTCGCCGTACGACCTCGGCATCTGGAACGACACCCAGGTCGAGGCGTTCCGCCGGATCACCCGCTTCCTCACCTCGCAGGGCACCGTCCCCGCCATCCAGCTCGCCCACGCCGGCCGCAAGGCGTCGACCGACCGGACCTGGAAGGGCGGCGCGCCGGTCGGACCGGACGGCCACGGCTGGCAGCCGGTGGCCCCGAGCCCGCTCGCCTTCGACGAGCGCCACCCGGTGCCGGACGAGCTGACCGTCGAACAGATCCATGACATCGTCGAACAGTTCCGCGCCGCCGCGCGCCGCGCGCTCGCCGCCGGGTTCGAGGTCGCCGAGATCCACGGGGCCCACGGCTATCTGATCAACGAGTTCCTCTCCCCGCACTCCAACCACCGCACCGACGCCTACGGCGGCTCGTACGAGAACCGCACGCGCTTCGCGCTGGAGGTGGTCGACGCCGTGCGCGAGGAGTGGCCGGACGACAAGCCGCTGTTCTTCCGCGTTTCGGCCACCGACTGGCTCGAGGAAGCGGGCTGGACCCCGGACGACACCGTCCGCTTCGCCTCCGAACTGCACGCCCACGGCATCGACCTGCTCGACGTCTCCACCGGCGGCAACGCCCCCGGCGTCCGCATCCCCACCGGCCCCGGCTACCAGGTCCCCTTCGCCGCGCGGGTGCGGAACGAGACCCCGATGCCGGTCGCCGCGGTGGGGCTGATCACCGACGCCGGGCAGGCGGCGAAGATCCTCGCGAACGGCGAGGCGGACGCGGTGTTCCTGGGGCGCGAACTGCTCCGCAACCCCTCCTGGGCCCTTCACGCGGCCCGCGAACTGGGCGGCGAGGTCCACGTCCCCGACCAGTACCACCGCTCGGTCTGA